The window TAGCGACCCCGGTCATTTATCTGCTCTGGAAGGCGTCCCGGGCCCTCTATGTCCATCGCATCGACGTCATCCTCTTCATCAACGATGCCTGGAAGCTCTTCGAGGGGCTCTCCAAGGCCCTTTAGGGGCATACCGGCGGAGGCTGGCTCGTTGAACGCATCCATCTTCACCGCTTTCTTCACCGCTTTGGCCGGGCTGGCCATCGGGTCCCTCATGCTCTACCTCCCCTATTGGTGGTGCCGCAGGAGGGGGGAGCGCGAGGAGGACTGGGGCCTGGTCTGGTTCATGGGGCCGGGCGCGTGGCGGGACACCCTCTTGGCCCTCGTCCTGACCCTGGCGCCCCTGACCTTGGTCTCCCTGAACTGGCCACAGGCTTGGGGCGGACCCGGACCCCGACACCCCTCCCTTCTCGGAGCGCTGAACCTGCTGGGGGGCGGCGTGGCCGCGGCATTCATCGAGGAGACCTTCTTCCGGGGCTGGCTCCAGACCCTCGCCGTGCGCCGGTGGGGGCCATGGCGCGGAAT of the uncultured Fretibacterium sp. genome contains:
- the mrtS gene encoding Synerg-CTERM system glutamic-type intramembrane protease MrtS, whose protein sequence is MAGLAIGSLMLYLPYWWCRRRGEREEDWGLVWFMGPGAWRDTLLALVLTLAPLTLVSLNWPQAWGGPGPRHPSLLGALNLLGGGVAAAFIEETFFRGWLQTLAVRRWGPWRGIPLTTLLFALSHLVALPAWLRLATFFPGLVMGVLRHRNGSVLPAIVYHALCNVWAVWWAPLP